Proteins from one Phaenicophaeus curvirostris isolate KB17595 chromosome 16, BPBGC_Pcur_1.0, whole genome shotgun sequence genomic window:
- the ITPRIPL2 gene encoding LOW QUALITY PROTEIN: inositol 1,4,5-trisphosphate receptor-interacting protein-like 2 (The sequence of the model RefSeq protein was modified relative to this genomic sequence to represent the inferred CDS: deleted 1 base in 1 codon) gives MEPDGLLRPGCPRRGAEGPGPPALPAPPGAAEPPPPAALPPRALSGLSQGSPGAPRGPRPGRSPPPGRHFLRAAGRAAALAGAGAAGGRRGAGPAWPVLAGLCAALLCLCQALRGAEGAAEAGSALLLLLGCLLGCRRAAEPGEAALLGARGRGGGEAAALRGALERFHARELRGSPHALGHSRAHAARAVSELVRAAKAQGLRPGPLALSLRGDFVPVGSAYEQHLVRRPARFDVLVPLRLPPPLEPRGTQEEEEEEEGGGGGGGAFACALRARRGAPEPRGRLSSALVLRWFRAHLRRCLGAARGRLRDGCRLSLWAPPGRPPTLLVAPRPDSACCRGAVAVRLVPAVPLGRALYLTAPPPPAPRRGADDALWGLDASRQEQRLLGWVRERGPASACHLKCLRILKGLRDLRRRGLREPLGSRWGRVLSSYVLKTAVLSLLLRGPLERWDERFLVERLEELVLFLRDCLRRRALMHLFLGNAGLPEALAVPRFLREAAPVNLLAAFDAATLDAVALQLVDTWARAPRLIAAYGGPRACCPAALPGQLCGKAQRLTPRETADRPMAPRGLGPTAPQDLSPTAPRSLGPTAPRGLGPTAPRDLGPTAPRDLGPTAPRGLGPTAPQDLSPTAPRGLGPTAPQDLSPTAPRSLGPTAPRGLGPTAPRGLSTTAPRGLGPTARNRPSAAPGRREPLKCASMARPSLEKAPKPQPKTS, from the exons atgg AACCGGACGGACTCCTCCGGCCGGGGTGTCCCCGGCGAGGGGCGGAGGGGCCGGGTCCCCCCGCTCTCCCCGCTCCTCCGGGCGCGgccgagccccccccccccgcagcgcTCCCTCCGCGGGCTCTCTCGGGGCTCTCTCAGGGCTCCCCCGGGGCTCCCCGCGGGCCCCGCCCCGGCCGGTCCCCGCCCCCGGGGCGGCATTTCCTGCGGGCGGCGGGCCGGGCGGCGGCGCTggccggggcgggggctgcCGGGGGGCGCCGGGGCGCCGGGCCCGCGTGGCCGGTGCTGGCGGGGCTGTGCGCGGCGCTGCTCTGCCTGTGCCAGGCGCTGCGCGGCGCCGAGGGCGCGGCCGAGGCGGGTtcggcgctgctgctgctgctgggctgcctGCTGGGCTGCCGCCGCGCCGCGGAGCCGGGGGAGGCGGCGTTGTTGGGGGCGCGGggtcggggcgggggggaggcggcggcgctgcGCGGGGCGCTGGAGCGGTTCCACGCGCGGGAGCTGCGCGGGTCGCCGCACGCGCTGGGGCACAGCCGGGCGCACGCGGCGCGCGCCGTGTCCGAGCTGGTGCGCGCCGCCAAGGCGCAGGGGCTGCGGCCGGGCCCGCTGGCGCTCAGCCTGCGCGGGGACTTCGTGCCCGTGGGCAGCGCCTACGAGCAGCACCTGGTGCGCCGCCCCGCCCGCTTCGACGTGCTGGTGCCGCTGCGGCTGCCGCCGCCGCTGGAGCCGCGCGGGacgcaggaggaggaggaggaggaggagggg ggggggggcggcggcggcgccttCGCGTGCGCGCTGCGGGCGCGGCGCGGGGCGCCGGAGCCGCGGGGCCGCCTGTCGTCGGCGCTGGTGCTGCGCTGGTTCCGGGCGCACCTGCGGCGCTGCCTGGGCGCGGCGCGGGGCCGGCTGCGGGACGGCTGCCGCCTCAGCCTGTGGGCGCCGCCGGGCCGGCCGCCCACGCTGCTGGTGGCGCCGCGGCCCGACTCGGCGTGCTGCCGCGGGGCCGTGGCCGTGCGCCTCGTGCCCGCCGTGCCGCTCGGCCGCGCGCTCTACCTGacggcgccgccgccccccgccccgcgccgcggAGCCGACGACGCGCTCTGGGGCCTCGACGCGTCGCGGCAGGAGCAGCGGCTGCTGGGCTGGGTGCGGGAGCGCGGCCCGGCCTCCGCCTGCCACCTCAAGTGCCTGCGGATCCTCAAGGGGCTGCGCGACCTGCGGCGCCGCGGGCTGCGGGAGCCGCTGGGCTCGCGCTGGGGCCGCGTGCTCTCGTCCTACGTGCTCAAGACGGCGGTGCTGTCGCTGCTGCTGCGGGGGCCGCTGGAGCGCTGGGACGAGCGCTTCCTGGTGGAGcggctggaggagctggtgcTGTTCCTGAGGGACTGTCTGCGCCGGCGGGCGCTCATGCACCTCTTCCTGGGCAACGCGGGGCTGCCCGAGGCGCTGGCCGTGCCCCGCTTCCTCCGGGAGGCCGCCCCGGTCAACCTGCTGGCCGCCTTCGACGCCGCCACGCTGGACGCGGTGGCCTTGCAGCTGGTGGACACGTGGGCGCGGGCGCCGCGCCTCATCGCCGCGTACGGCGGGCCCCGCGCCTGCTGCCCGGCCGCCCTCCCGGGCCAGCTCTGCGGAAAGGCCCAGCGCCTCACGCCCAGAGAGACAGCGGATCGCCCCATGGCGCCCCGCGGCCTcggccccacagcaccccaagACCTCAGCCCCACAGCGCCCCGCAGCCTTGGCCCCACGGCGCCCCGCGGCCTCGGCCCCACGGCGCCCCGCGACCTCGGCCCCACAGCACCCCGCGACCTCGGCCCCACAGCACCCCGCGGCCTcggccccacagcaccccaagACCTCAGCCCCACGGCGCCCCGCGGCCTcggccccacagcaccccaagACCTCAGCCCCACAGCGCCCCGCAGCCTCGGCCCCACAGCACCCCGCGGCCTTGGCCCCACAGCACCCCGCGGCCTCAGCACCACAGCACCCCGCGGCCTCGGCCCCACGGCGCGGAACAGGCCGTCAGCCGCCCCAGGAAGGAGGGAGCCTCTGAAATGTGCTTCCATGGCTCGTCCCTCACTGGAAAAAGCTCCGAAACCGCAGCCCAAGACTTCATGA